In Nerophis ophidion isolate RoL-2023_Sa linkage group LG02, RoL_Noph_v1.0, whole genome shotgun sequence, one DNA window encodes the following:
- the LOC133544624 gene encoding vesicle-associated membrane protein-associated protein B/C-like: MARPEQVLLLEPQHELKFRGPFSDVVTTNLKLSNPTDRNVCFKVKTTAPRRYCVRPNSGIIDAGTSINVSVMLQPFDYDPNEKSKHKFMVQSMLAPPDMTDMEGVWKEAKPDELMDSKLRCVFEMPAENEKTHDMESNKMMSSSSLKSDSSMLPTKSMSSTLDDGEVKKIMEECKRLQMEAQRLREENKQIKEDDGLRMRKSNVMSSPHSTAGMKREEGLSARSVALMVLFFLVGVIVGKLVL; the protein is encoded by the exons GTCCATTCTCCGACGTGGTCACCACAAATCTCAAGCTCTCCAACCCTACAGACAGGAATGTGTGTTTCAAGGTGAAGACGACCGCGCCACGCCGGTACTGCGTGCGGCCAAATAGCGGCATCATCGACGCAGGCACCTCCATCAATGTCTCGG TTATGCTGCAGCCTTTTGATTATGACCCCAATGAGAAGAGCAAACACAAGTTCATGGTTCAGTCCATGCTCGCGCCACCTGACATGACCGACATGGAGGGAGTG TGGAAGGAGGCCAAGCCTGACGAGCTGATGGACTCCAAGCTGAGGTGTGTTTTTGAGATGCCAGCGGAGAACGAAAAGACC CACGACATGGAGTCCAACAAGATGATGTCGTCCAGCTCGCTGAAGTCCGATTCCTCCATGCTTCCTACCAAGTCCATGAGCTCCACCCTCGATGATGGCGAAGTGAAGAAGATCATGGAGGAGTGCAAGAGGCTGCAGATGGAAGCTCAGAGGCTACGGGAAGAAAACAAACAGATCAAG GAGGACGACGGTCTGCGAATGAGGAAGAGCAACGTGATGTCTTCCCCGCACTCCACGGCCGGCATGAAGCGGGAGGAAGGCCTGAGCGCCCGCTCGGTCGCCCTCATGGTCCTCTTCTTTTTGGTGGGCGTCATCGTGGGCAAGTTGGTGTTGTAG